A window of Tursiops truncatus isolate mTurTru1 chromosome 8, mTurTru1.mat.Y, whole genome shotgun sequence contains these coding sequences:
- the MPEG1 gene encoding macrophage-expressed gene 1 protein, giving the protein MNSVRGAVLIWAVAAWAKMNKPLGDTDEDGFQKCKNALKLPVLAVLPGGGWDNLRNVDMGRVMNLTYTYCRTTEDGQYIVPDEVFTIPQKESNLEMNSKILESWENYQSSTSYSINMELSLFSKVNGKFSPEFQRMKTLQVKDQAVTTQVQVRNLVYTVKINPDAELSWGFKKELMDISERLEKNQTRMATYLAELLVLNYGTHVITSVDAGAALIQEDHIRSSLLQDSQNSRSAVTASAGITFLNIVNFKFEENHTSQNAFTKSYLSNRTDSRVQSIGGLPFYPGITLQTWQQGITNHLVAMDRAGLPLYFFINPDRLPDLPGPLVKKLSNTVETAVRRYYTFNTYPGCTDVNSPNFNFQANMDDGSCEGKMTNFSFGGVYQECTQFSGNEVVQLCRNLEQKNPLTGDFSCPSGYTPVQLLSQTHEEGYNHLECSRKCTLLIFCKTVCEDVFRVAKAEFRALWCAASGQVPENSGLLFGGLFSDKSINPLTNAQSCPAGYFPLRLFENLKVCASQDYELGYRFSVPFGGFFSCAVGNPLVDSVMDKDLGAPSLKKCPGGFSQHLALISDGCQVSYCVKAGLFTGGSLPPVRLPPYTQPPLMSQAATNTVLVTNLETASSWIKDSQTHQWRLGEPLELRRAMKVIHGDGSGLSGGAAAGVTLGITTVLAAVIALAIYGTRKYKKRGYQAVQDERQSLVTDTAVHGDALDQEQVQSPA; this is encoded by the coding sequence ATGAACAGCGTCAGGGGTGCCGTGCTTATCTGGGCAGTGGCAGCATGGGCTAAAATGAACAAACCTCTGGGAGACACAGATGAGGATGGATTTCAAAAATGCAAGAATGCCTTAAAACTACCTGTTCTGGCAGTCTTACCTGGAGGCGGCTGGGATAATCTGCGGAATGTGGACATGGGACGGGTGATGAACTTGACTTACACCTACTGCAGGACCACAGAGGATGGACAGTACATCGTCCCTGATGAGGTCTTTACCATTCCCCAGAAAGAGAGCAACCTGGAGATGAACTCAAAAATCCTGGAGTCCTGGGAGAATTACCAGAGTAGCACCTCCTACTCCATCAACATGGAGCTCTCCCTTTTTTCCAAAGTCAATGGCAAGTTCTCGCCTGAGTTCCAGAGGATGAAGACCCTTCAGGTGAAGGACCAAGCTGTAACTACCCAGGTTCAGGTAAGAAACCTGGTCTACACAGTCAAAATCAACCCAGATGCAGAGCTAAGCTGGGGGTTTAAGAAGGAGCTCATGGACATCTCTGAGCGTCTGGAGAAAAACCAGACGCGGATGGCCACCTACTTGGCGGAACTGCTGGTCCTCAACTATGGTACCCATGTCATCACCAGTGTGGATGCAGGGGCTGCTCTCATTCAGGAGGACCACATCAGATCTTCCTTGCTCCAGGACAGCCAGAACAGCCGCAGTGCAGTGACAGCGTCCGCTGGAATCACCTTCCTAAACATCGTAAACTTCAAATTTGAGGAGAACCACACCTCACAGAACGCCTTTACCAAGAGCTACCTCTCCAACCGAACCGACTCCAGGGTGCAGAGCATTGGAGGGCTTCCTTTTTACCCAGGCATCACCCTCCAGACCTGGCAGCAGGGCATCACCAACCACCTGGTGGCCATGGACCGAGCTGGCCTGCCTCTGTATTTCTTCATCAACCCTGACAGGCTGCCTGACTTGCCAGGACCCTTGGTGAAAAAGCTGTCTAACACAGTGGAAACTGCCGTGAGACGCTATTACACGTTCAACACCTACCCCGGCTGCACAGATGTCAACTCGCCCAACTTCAATTTCCAGGCCAACATGGATGATGGCTCTTGCGAGGGGAAGATGACCAATTTCTCCTTTGGCGGGGTTTACCAGGAATGCACCCAGTTCTCAGGGAATGAGGTTGTCCAACTCTGCCGAAACTTGGAGCAGAAGAATCCACTCACTGGCGATTTCTCCTGCCCCTCTGGCTACACCCCAGTCCAGCTGCTCTCCCAGACCCACGAGGAGGGTTACAACCACCTGGAGTGTTCCCGGAAGTGTACCCTCCTTATCTTCTGCAAGACGGTGTGTGAAGATGTCTTCCGGGTGGCCAAAGCAGAATTTAGGGCTCTTTGGTGCGCGGCCAGTGGCCAAGTACCTGAAAACTCAGGACTACTCTTTGGCGGCCTCTTCAGCGATAAGAGCATCAACCCTTTGACAAATGCACAGTCATGCCCAGCTGGCTACTTTCCGCTGAGACTTTTTGAAAACCTCAAGGTATGTGCCTCTCAGGACTATGAGTTGGGATATAGGTTTTCCGTCCCGTTTGGCGGGTTCTTTAGCTGTGCAGTCGGGAACCCCTTGGTGGATTCTGTCATGGACAAAGATTTAGGGGCACCTTCTCTAAAAAAGTGTCCGGGGGGTTTCAGCCAACACCTAGCCCTCATCAGTGACGGGTGCCAAGTGTCTTACTGCGTCAAAGCCGGGCTTTTTACAGGAGGGTCTCTGCCTCCCGTCAGGCTCCCACCTTACACCCAACCACCCCTCATGAGTCAGGCTGCCACCAACACTGTCCTAGTGACTAATCTTGAGACTGCAAGCTCCTGGATTAAAGATTCCCAGACCCACCAGTGGAGGCTCGGGGAGCCTCTCGAGCTCCGCAGGGCCATGAAGGTCATCCATGGGGATGGTAGTGGTCTGTCTGGAGGGGCGGCAGCTGGGGTCACACTGGGGATCACCACCGTCCTGGCAGCTGTCATTGCCCTGGCCATCTACGGCACCCGGAAGTACAAGAAGAGGGGATACCAGGCGGTCCAAGACGAGAGGCAGAGTTTGGTTACAGACACGGCTGTGCATGGAGATGCCCTTGACCAAGAACAGGTGCAGAGTCCAGCCTAG